In Rutidosis leptorrhynchoides isolate AG116_Rl617_1_P2 chromosome 2, CSIRO_AGI_Rlap_v1, whole genome shotgun sequence, one genomic interval encodes:
- the LOC139891329 gene encoding mitochondrial carrier protein CoAc1 isoform X1: MGSSQGSSLFTNVAGLVEGSAIDTLPVYVKELIAGGAAGAFAKTAVAPLERIKILLQTRTQGFHSIGVYQSLKRLLKHEGLPGFYKGNGASVLRIVPYAALHFMTYEQYRCWILDNYTVLGTGPVVDLLAGSAAGGTAVLCTYPLDLARTKLAYQVGDEKPSLGNSSKSMITQTRYSGIRNVLQSVYREGGMRALYRGVGPTLIGILPYAGLKFYIYEELKRRVSEEQQRSIMIRLSCGALAGLLGQTFTYPLDVVRRQMQVENMQAAGGARHKNTWKGLTTIVSQQGWRQLFAGLSINYIKIVPSVAIGFTAYDMMKSWLRIPPRQKTQSVTAA, translated from the exons ATGGGTTCGTCACAAGGTTCCTCTTTGTTCACAAATGTGGCCGGGTTAGTTGAGGGTTCGGCTATCGACACATTGCCTGTGTACGTAAAGGAATTAATAGCAGGAGGTGCAGCCGGAGCATTTGCTAAAACGGCTGTTGCGCCCCTTGAAAGGATAAAAATCTTACTGCAG ACACGAACGCAGGGCTTTCATTCGATTGGAGTCTATCAGTCGCTTAAAAGGCTATTAAAGCATGAAGGGCTTCCAGGATTTTATAA AGGAAATGGTGCTAGTGTTCTTCGAATAGTTCCATATGCCGCATTACATTTCATGACATACGAGCAATACCGATGTTGGATATTGGACAACTACACTGTTTTAGGAACGGGGCCCGTTGTTGATCTTTTAGCTGGTTCGGCGGCTGGAGGGACTGCTGTCTTATGTACATATCCCCTTGATTTGGCTCGCACCAAACTTGCATATCAA GTCGGGGATGAAAAACCAAGTTTGGGGAATTCTTCTAAGAGTATGATTACGCAAACTCGCTACAGTGGCATTAGAAATGTGTTGCAAAGCGTTTACAGAGAGGGTGGGATGCGTGCCTTGTATCGAGGTGTAG GTCCAACTCTTATTGGTATTCTGCCGTATGCTGGTTTGAAATTCTACATATATGAAGAACTGAAGAGGCGTGTTTCCGAGGAACAACAGCGATCGATCATGATACGTCTTTCGTGTGGTGCATTGGCTGGTTTACTTGGTCAAACCTTTACGTACCCTTTAGATGTTGTTAGAAGACAGATGCag gttgaAAATATGCAAGCTGCTGGTGGTGCTAGACACAAGAATACATGGAAGGGGCTTACCACGATTGTTTCGCAACAAGGTTGGAGGCAATTATTTGCCGGCCTCAGTATTAATTACATAAAG ATTGTTCCTTCGGTTGCAATTGGTTTCACCGCATATGACATGATGAAGTCATGGCTCCGCATACCTCCTCGACAGAAAACACAATCAGTCACTGCTGCATAA
- the LOC139891329 gene encoding mitochondrial carrier protein CoAc1 isoform X3, with protein MGSSQGSSLFTNVAGLVEGSAIDTLPVYVKELIAGGAAGAFAKTAVAPLERIKILLQTRTQGFHSIGVYQSLKRLLKHEGLPGFYKGNGASVLRIVPYAALHFMTYEQYRCWILDNYTVLGTGPVVDLLAGSAAGGTAVLCTYPLDLARTKLAYQVGDEKPSLGNSSKSPTLIGILPYAGLKFYIYEELKRRVSEEQQRSIMIRLSCGALAGLLGQTFTYPLDVVRRQMQVENMQAAGGARHKNTWKGLTTIVSQQGWRQLFAGLSINYIKIVPSVAIGFTAYDMMKSWLRIPPRQKTQSVTAA; from the exons ATGGGTTCGTCACAAGGTTCCTCTTTGTTCACAAATGTGGCCGGGTTAGTTGAGGGTTCGGCTATCGACACATTGCCTGTGTACGTAAAGGAATTAATAGCAGGAGGTGCAGCCGGAGCATTTGCTAAAACGGCTGTTGCGCCCCTTGAAAGGATAAAAATCTTACTGCAG ACACGAACGCAGGGCTTTCATTCGATTGGAGTCTATCAGTCGCTTAAAAGGCTATTAAAGCATGAAGGGCTTCCAGGATTTTATAA AGGAAATGGTGCTAGTGTTCTTCGAATAGTTCCATATGCCGCATTACATTTCATGACATACGAGCAATACCGATGTTGGATATTGGACAACTACACTGTTTTAGGAACGGGGCCCGTTGTTGATCTTTTAGCTGGTTCGGCGGCTGGAGGGACTGCTGTCTTATGTACATATCCCCTTGATTTGGCTCGCACCAAACTTGCATATCAA GTCGGGGATGAAAAACCAAGTTTGGGGAATTCTTCTAAGA GTCCAACTCTTATTGGTATTCTGCCGTATGCTGGTTTGAAATTCTACATATATGAAGAACTGAAGAGGCGTGTTTCCGAGGAACAACAGCGATCGATCATGATACGTCTTTCGTGTGGTGCATTGGCTGGTTTACTTGGTCAAACCTTTACGTACCCTTTAGATGTTGTTAGAAGACAGATGCag gttgaAAATATGCAAGCTGCTGGTGGTGCTAGACACAAGAATACATGGAAGGGGCTTACCACGATTGTTTCGCAACAAGGTTGGAGGCAATTATTTGCCGGCCTCAGTATTAATTACATAAAG ATTGTTCCTTCGGTTGCAATTGGTTTCACCGCATATGACATGATGAAGTCATGGCTCCGCATACCTCCTCGACAGAAAACACAATCAGTCACTGCTGCATAA
- the LOC139891329 gene encoding mitochondrial carrier protein CoAc1 isoform X2 has protein sequence MGSSQGSSLFTNVAGLVEGSAIDTLPVYVKELIAGGAAGAFAKTAVAPLERIKILLQTRTQGFHSIGVYQSLKRLLKHEGLPGFYKGNGASVLRIVPYAALHFMTYEQYRCWILDNYTVLGTGPVVDLLAGSAAGGTAVLCTYPLDLARTKLAYQVGDEKPSLGNSSKSMITQTRYSGIRNVLQSVYREGGMRALYRGPTLIGILPYAGLKFYIYEELKRRVSEEQQRSIMIRLSCGALAGLLGQTFTYPLDVVRRQMQVENMQAAGGARHKNTWKGLTTIVSQQGWRQLFAGLSINYIKIVPSVAIGFTAYDMMKSWLRIPPRQKTQSVTAA, from the exons ATGGGTTCGTCACAAGGTTCCTCTTTGTTCACAAATGTGGCCGGGTTAGTTGAGGGTTCGGCTATCGACACATTGCCTGTGTACGTAAAGGAATTAATAGCAGGAGGTGCAGCCGGAGCATTTGCTAAAACGGCTGTTGCGCCCCTTGAAAGGATAAAAATCTTACTGCAG ACACGAACGCAGGGCTTTCATTCGATTGGAGTCTATCAGTCGCTTAAAAGGCTATTAAAGCATGAAGGGCTTCCAGGATTTTATAA AGGAAATGGTGCTAGTGTTCTTCGAATAGTTCCATATGCCGCATTACATTTCATGACATACGAGCAATACCGATGTTGGATATTGGACAACTACACTGTTTTAGGAACGGGGCCCGTTGTTGATCTTTTAGCTGGTTCGGCGGCTGGAGGGACTGCTGTCTTATGTACATATCCCCTTGATTTGGCTCGCACCAAACTTGCATATCAA GTCGGGGATGAAAAACCAAGTTTGGGGAATTCTTCTAAGAGTATGATTACGCAAACTCGCTACAGTGGCATTAGAAATGTGTTGCAAAGCGTTTACAGAGAGGGTGGGATGCGTGCCTTGTATCGAG GTCCAACTCTTATTGGTATTCTGCCGTATGCTGGTTTGAAATTCTACATATATGAAGAACTGAAGAGGCGTGTTTCCGAGGAACAACAGCGATCGATCATGATACGTCTTTCGTGTGGTGCATTGGCTGGTTTACTTGGTCAAACCTTTACGTACCCTTTAGATGTTGTTAGAAGACAGATGCag gttgaAAATATGCAAGCTGCTGGTGGTGCTAGACACAAGAATACATGGAAGGGGCTTACCACGATTGTTTCGCAACAAGGTTGGAGGCAATTATTTGCCGGCCTCAGTATTAATTACATAAAG ATTGTTCCTTCGGTTGCAATTGGTTTCACCGCATATGACATGATGAAGTCATGGCTCCGCATACCTCCTCGACAGAAAACACAATCAGTCACTGCTGCATAA
- the LOC139891328 gene encoding heat stress transcription factor A-2-like, producing MESTVKEEEVTFISSTTTASSSSSSSPRPKEGLHEVGPPPFLTKTFDMVEDPATDAVVSWSKARNSFVVWDSHKFSTSLLPRYFKHSNFSSFIRQLNTYGFRKVDPDRWEFASEGFLGGQRHLLKTIRRRRNVAQSTQIKQESGPCIEVGQYGIEEELEGLKRDRSLLMAEIVRLRQLQQHSKDQLITMENRLRATEKKQQNMMGFLAKAFSNPEFLQRYMNKYANREQEHIEIGRKRRLTMTPSVENLQVAGAGGGIENIQSNVDPFFAVAVEDESSNDVGNNQGDVSSLVEDDSHDNLLQELLNVDLPIEKHPEEFLDDLDGQQLDWDEDLQELVDQMEFLRGQKTARRSPRSFHS from the exons ATGGAATCAACTGTGAAAGAAGAAGAAGTCACATTcatatcatcaacaacaacagcTTCATCATCGTCTTCATCATCACCACGGCCAAAAGAAGGGTTACATGAGGTAGGTCCACCCCCATTTCTAACCAAAACATTTGATATGGTTGAAGATCCGGCCACTGATGCGGTGGTTTCATGGAGTAAAGCAAGGAATAGTTTTGTGGTTTGGGATTCACATAAGTTTTCAACTTCTTTGCTTCCGAGGTATTTTAAGCATAGCAATTTCTCTAGCTTCATCCGCCAGCTCAATACCTAT GGTTTCAGAAAAGTGGATCCAGATAGATGGGAATTTGCAAGTGAAGGGTTTCTTGGAGGACAAAGGCATCTACTGAAGACCATCAGAAGGAGGAGAAATGTGGCACAATCGACCCAAATAAAGCAAGAATCGGGTCCTTGTATCGAAGTAGGTCAATATGGAATTGAGGAAGAGCTTGAAGGATTGAAAAGAGACAGAAGTTTGTTAATGGCTGAAATTGTAAGGTTGAGGCAGTTGCAGCAACATTCGAAAGACCAGCTCATAACCATGGAGAATAGGTTACGAGCAACTGAAAAAAAGCAACAAAACATGATGGGATTCCTCGCGAAAGCATTTAGTAACCCTGAGTTTCTACAGAGGTATATGAACAAGTATGCAAACAGGGAACAAGAGCATATTGAAATTGGTCGAAAACGAAGGTTAACAATGACACCAAGTGTAGAGAATTTGCAAGTTGCTGGTGCTGGTGGTGGTATTGAAAACATACAATCGAATGTGGATCCGTTTTTTGCAGTTGCTGTTGAAGATGAATCGAGTAACGATGTTGGTAATAATCAAGGAGATGTTTCAAGCTTGGTTGAGGATGATTCGCATGATAATCTGTTGCAGGAACTATTGAATGTGGATCTGCCTATTGAAAAACACCCTGAAGAGTTTCTTGATGATTTGGATGGTCAACAGCTTGACTGGGATGAAGATTtgcaagaacttgttgatcaaatgGAGTTTTTAAG GGGGCAAAAAACTGCAAGGAGAAGTCCAAGGAGTTTTCATTCTTAA